A segment of the Ramlibacter agri genome:
GGCACGAGGCAAGCGACTTCGACACGAAGACACAGGACAAGCTGGACGGAGCCAAGCCATGATCACCCTCTACGACTGCCTCACCGCGCCCAGCCCGCGCCGCGCCCGCATCCTGCTGGCCGAAAAGGGCATCCGCCACGAGACTGTGAACGTGGACCTGCGAGCGGGCGAGCAGCTGGGCGAGGCCTACCGCCGCATCAACCCGCAATGCACGGTGCCCGCGCTGCGCACCGAAGAAGGCGTGGTGCTCGCGGACAACGCGGCGATCGCGGCCTACATCGAAGCGCTGCAGCCGGAGCCGCCGCTCATGGGCGTGACGCCTTTGGAAAAAGCCGAAATCGCCAGCTGGAACTGGCGCGCCGAATTCGAAGGCCTGCTGGCGGTCGCCGAAGCCTTGCGCAACGGCTCACCGGCCATGGCCAACCGCGCG
Coding sequences within it:
- a CDS encoding glutathione S-transferase family protein; this encodes MITLYDCLTAPSPRRARILLAEKGIRHETVNVDLRAGEQLGEAYRRINPQCTVPALRTEEGVVLADNAAIAAYIEALQPEPPLMGVTPLEKAEIASWNWRAEFEGLLAVAEALRNGSPAMANRALPGPQDYAQIPELAQRGVARVTAFFATLDARLANRDFIATDRFSIADITAVVAVDFARVVKVKPGEAHPNLLRWRAQLAERPSMAL